TAAACAAAGAATATATGAAGAGTTTATAGAATCAGATGTTCACTTATAAATGTAGTTGAAACAAATACAGCTGAAACTGAAAGTCCAGGAAACAAGTAAtcgattgacagaaaattaatatttaaaacacaaaagtatcgcacaccaagaattataacgaggtgctgatcactggcagtAGACTTGATTATAGACCACATATGAATATAGATTATAGGCCACACCGTACAGGTGAGTGAAAAACAGTTTAGAGGCCGTCAACAAATCAAGACTTTAAAACCGAAGTGTCAGGAGCTGCAGCCAATCACATGTcagcaaaacaaatgacaacagCTGCTACATCATCGACCACATTTCACTTTGACgtacatgttttcagttcacccatttcaaaaatgttaaaatacagaAGTGTTTAGTGGTTGTAGCAGTATATAGAaaattaaaactattaaaactgtcatttttctctcaaacatttcatggtttcaGATTCACAAACTTTTCCTttgaataatgttaataactgtAATGCATCAGTGATGTCGAGGTTAAACAAACACGTGAAGGTGTCACTTTGGACTCTGACTCATTGTGACCAAGACTTCTCACTATTTTTAAACCAATCAATCCATAATTTTAttaaataatcagcagattaaatTAATTATCCCTTCAAAGTTAGCTCTACCTCAAAAAACTCCAACAATAAAATCTTGTTTTTCTATTAATGCATGAGGCAGAATCATCTAATGACATCAAATATAACAGTGTAACAGTCACAGAGGACAGTTTTatactttttaattattttctactGATCATACTGACGTACTTTTTACTGAAGGAACACTTTCAGTGCAGGAGTTTGAATTGTAACAGAATATTTACTGCGTGttgtttgtacttttactgcagtaaaggatctgaacacttcctgtgtgtgtaacagtaTATTTACCAGCAGGTGGAGCTCTaacagaagctgctgctgctgctgctgctgatgctgatgatgatgatgatgatgatgtgttgttGTCTTCAGTCTCAGGTGATGTTGGTGTCGAAGCGTCTGACAAGCGGTTCTCCTTCATATCAAACACCTGCAGAGTTCCTCTCAGACATCTGGAGTCTGTTCAAAGACACATCACAGGTACAAAAACGTATTAGTTATCAGTTATTACTAATCATCACGTCCCTGATTGGTCGTCTGAGCCGTCACTCAGCCGTCTCTCTTGTGTCTCCAGGACGACGACGTTCTGAACAAACTGCAGGACCGTCTGCAGCGGCAGTGGATGACAAGTTTAAAGCTTCTTCCTTCAGTCAGCAGCAACACTGATGGAGTCAGAGGTGCGTTCAgctccaacaacaacaacaacgacacACGAGAGGTTACCGAGGTGGGaaaggggtcaaaggtcacaacTGAGAAGAAGGAAGTGATCAGCAGCAAGTCCAAACTGAGGGAGACGAGGAAGAGGCTGAGAGAGTTTCTGGATCTGATGGAAACGTCCCGCTCCAAGAGGACGAAGGCGGACAACTGCTCCTGAGAGTGACCGAACACAACTATGACATCACGACCTAACAATGCTGAAACCGTTTCCTGTCATGATGCTGCAGAGTTTCAAttacatacttttttttgtttgtttgtttgtttgttttgctctgtGTCAGGCCCCCACGAAAGCAGCTCCGTCTTGTAGACATTTTCTTCTCAGCAGCCGCTTGTGAAAAATCTCCTGTAGCTCAAAACTCATTTCCCCACAGACCGCCGTTTGAAAGAGACGTCTATAAAACAGTCGACACCTCGAAGTGCCGACAAGGTCAAACTGTGACTCTTAATGTTCTGAATTTTTGAGCCAGGGTGGTTCTAATTTTGTAAAAGTTTACTGGAGCTGAGAAAAGTGATTAAAatatctgtgacatcatcacaatgtaaggTCAATGAGCTGAGCTGGAATTG
This DNA window, taken from Epinephelus moara isolate mb chromosome 6, YSFRI_EMoa_1.0, whole genome shotgun sequence, encodes the following:
- the LOC126391892 gene encoding E3 ubiquitin-protein ligase TRIM33-like, which translates into the protein MSDDSQSDDDDIIEILPSSPESPVMLMMVTCSACRSTNGSIVCTACGRGYHRDCHIPPVGPHIRSEWICSLCQDLSDPSDPFSCDRPPRLQSYGLSLLDQRRCENLLLQLMVEGSAQFSQSQVMLVSKRLTSGSPSYQTPAEFLSDIWSLFKDTSQDDDVLNKLQDRLQRQWMTSLKLLPSVSSNTDGVRGAFSSNNNNNDTREVTEVGKGSKVTTEKKEVISSKSKLRETRKRLREFLDLMETSRSKRTKADNCS